AGAGTGTGTCTGCTAGAAATGGTATCCAAGGAGGCTAAGTATTTTTCCGCATAGACTCTGAAAGTTCCCAAGTTAGTAAGTTTGGCACTGTTTATATTGACGAGTTCTTGATCATTGCTTTTGTCTATGGATCTTGTTTTTTCATTTAAATAATCTTCAATGAGTTTATAAGACCCTAGTTTATCAAGATGTGTTTGATCCAAGAATTTTACGCTACTCATTTTGATATTGATTGATCGTTTCATTCTCCTTACTCCAGACTCAGACATGCCTTTCCAGTTTTGAAAAGAATCAGTGATAAAGGCATAAGTGGGTACTGTGGAGATAGTATTGTCAAAGTTCTTGATTTTAACCACATTTAATGTGATTTTGATGACGGTGCCATCAGCTTTGTAAGAAGGAATAGTAATCCAATCGCCAACGTGAATCATATCATATGCTGATATTTGAAGACTGCTGACAAACCCGAGTATTGTGTCTTTGAATACTAAGATAATCACAGCCGTTAGCGCTCCAAGAGTTGTCAAAATATGCATCACATCCTTATTGAAGATGAAAGACGCTATGAATATGATTCCGATGACGTAATTGATTATTTTGATAAGTTGGGCGTAACTGCTTATCGGTTTGTCATAGAAATTTTTATTGTTTTCCAATAAATGCTCTAGTGCATTAACTAGATTATTAACAAACATTAAAAAAGATATAGTAACAAAAACCTTGGCAACAATCATGACAATTGTTGTAGTTTCGGGATGTTTGCTAAGAATATAGGGGCTTAAAAAAATTACGACTAACCCAGGACCTAGATAAGCCAAAGGGTTGAATACTTTTTTTTCCAGAAGAACATCGTCGATTTTATTTTTGGTTTTCTTAAAAAGAGCAGTGAGGCTTTTAAGAAGAATGACTTTGGTGAGTTTATTGACGATTAATCCTATGAAAATTAAAATGCTTAAATCTACAGCTACATATATCAGGTTTTCGAACCATTCAGGAAGGTTGTAGCTTTCCACATAGTTTTCGGACCAATGATCAATTTGATTTTCGTCTAAGTTGTTGTTGAAAAAAATAGAATTTGACACTTTATTATTTTTTAGGTTGATAAGCCCTTAAAATTATAAAGATTGTGTCAAATTCTAATATGATTTTTTTTTGAAATTTTATTTCGCGTTAATATGGGCTTATTTTGCTGCAATCGCAGTCAGAAACAGGCAGATCTTTCTTGATATTGTAAAAATCAAGGAAAAGAGAGTCGAAACCAACTCTGTTCAAGGCTTGCAAGGAAGGAGTTCCCGTTCCATAGCATTCGACACCTCCGTTAATAACCACAATAGTCATGGCGAATTGATATTTTGGCAATCTATTAGCCATCGAGTCTTGGCGAGATGGGACCCAGTCTTCCAACATGATCTGGTGACAAGATGGCTTGGGTGGTTGAGGTGTCATCCAAAACCAAAGAGCGGCTTTAAAGGCTAGGACGCTATCTGTCGCAACCATGTCAGGATTTTTAAGCAAGATAGTTTTGTCTCCGAATAAGTCCTCACTGCATCTTCCGTAATTATAGTTATAGCTAATTTGCAATGGGCCTCTGCCATAATATCCTTCTGTGGACATTGGAGGATATTCTTGGTTCGGAACAGTGTATTGCTGACAAGGCTTTTGAGGAGTGCAGCCAACTTCTCTTATCCAATATAAACCCCAAGAATAAGTCCCGTGAGGACCTGGAGCTGTACTCCAACCTCCTGTGGTTTCATGAGCGCAATTGGCTAAAAAGGCTGCTATTTCTTTTTTATTTTGCTCAACGCTGCCTTCCGTTCCGAATTTTGGATATCTTTTAGCGGCTTCGATGAAGGCTTCGTATGAGTAAAATGGATTTCTGGTTCTGGTTTTTGATCCCCATGCCATGATGGAGTCGGGAAACCAGAGTTCAAAATCCTCCTTGGTGAATATATCTCTAATTGATTTGGCCGCAGGGTCGTCTGCTAATGAAATTGGCTTGGTGTCATCATCATTATTGCAGGAAGAGAAATTCAACAAAATGATTATAAATAAAGTGGCAAGGTAACTATTTTTCATTTTTTTATTGTTTTACTCCATATGCTAACTTATTCTTTTCAAAGATGTTCTTGGAGTTTTAATGTTTAAGTCTTTGCTGGCATAGCTATGGATATGTAAATGAGTAACTAGATAATGAGAATAGCGTTAAATTTTCAAAGTGAAAGGGATAATTTTTAATCAAAATGGAGTAAGATATGCATGCATCTAAAATAGTTGGCGTTGGGCATTATGTGCCAGATAGAGTGGTAACTAATCATGATCTGGAAAAATTGATGAACACAAGCGATGAGTGGATACAGGAGAGAACAGGAATAAAAGAGAGAAGGTATATTACACCGGGTAAAGATACTGTTTCTTCCATGGCCAAAGAAGCGACTCTTATGGCCTTAGAAAGAGCCGGCATGGCAAAGGAAGAAATAGATATGATCATTTTGGCGACTATTACGCCTGATTATTATTTTCCTGGTTCAGGAGTTTTGTTGCAAAGAGACTTGGAATTAGAGGCGATACCTGCTTTGGACATAAGAAATGCTTGCTCAGGCTTTATTTATGGCCTTTCAGTAGCTGATCAGTTTGTCAAGACAGGTATGTATCGAAATGTA
The Aureibacter tunicatorum DNA segment above includes these coding regions:
- a CDS encoding mechanosensitive ion channel family protein; its protein translation is MSNSIFFNNNLDENQIDHWSENYVESYNLPEWFENLIYVAVDLSILIFIGLIVNKLTKVILLKSLTALFKKTKNKIDDVLLEKKVFNPLAYLGPGLVVIFLSPYILSKHPETTTIVMIVAKVFVTISFLMFVNNLVNALEHLLENNKNFYDKPISSYAQLIKIINYVIGIIFIASFIFNKDVMHILTTLGALTAVIILVFKDTILGFVSSLQISAYDMIHVGDWITIPSYKADGTVIKITLNVVKIKNFDNTISTVPTYAFITDSFQNWKGMSESGVRRMKRSINIKMSSVKFLDQTHLDKLGSYKLIEDYLNEKTRSIDKSNDQELVNINSAKLTNLGTFRVYAEKYLASLDTISSRHTLMVRQLQPTSQGIPLEIYCFIKDTQWVNYEKIQSDVFDHLIASVNAFDLEIFETPTGKDLHHFNLEAQV
- a CDS encoding chitinase, which gives rise to MKNSYLATLFIIILLNFSSCNNDDDTKPISLADDPAAKSIRDIFTKEDFELWFPDSIMAWGSKTRTRNPFYSYEAFIEAAKRYPKFGTEGSVEQNKKEIAAFLANCAHETTGGWSTAPGPHGTYSWGLYWIREVGCTPQKPCQQYTVPNQEYPPMSTEGYYGRGPLQISYNYNYGRCSEDLFGDKTILLKNPDMVATDSVLAFKAALWFWMTPQPPKPSCHQIMLEDWVPSRQDSMANRLPKYQFAMTIVVINGGVECYGTGTPSLQALNRVGFDSLFLDFYNIKKDLPVSDCDCSKISPY